A DNA window from Enterobacter asburiae contains the following coding sequences:
- the potB gene encoding spermidine/putrescine ABC transporter permease PotB, with product MKNTSKFQNVVIATIVGWLVLFVFLPNLMIVATSFLTRDDASFVSLVFTLDNYARLLDPLYFDVLLHSLNMALIATLACLVLGYPFAWFLAGLPQKVRPLLLFLLIVPFWTNSLIRIYGLKIFLSTKGYLNEFLLWLGVIDTPIRIMFTPSAVIVGLVYILLPFMVMPLYSSIEKLDKPLLEAAKDLGANKLQTFIRIIIPLTMPGIIAGCLLVMLPAMGLFYVSDLMGGAKNLLIGNVIKSQFLNIRDWPFGSATSITLTVIMGLMLLVYWRASRLLNKKVEFE from the coding sequence ATGAAGAACACAAGTAAATTCCAGAATGTGGTGATTGCCACGATCGTCGGTTGGCTTGTGCTGTTTGTCTTTTTGCCCAACCTGATGATCGTTGCCACCAGCTTTCTGACCCGCGACGACGCTAGCTTCGTTTCGCTGGTCTTTACGCTGGACAACTACGCGCGCCTGCTCGATCCGCTCTATTTTGACGTGCTGCTGCACTCGCTCAACATGGCGCTGATTGCCACCCTTGCCTGTCTGGTGCTGGGGTATCCTTTCGCATGGTTCCTCGCGGGCCTGCCGCAAAAGGTGCGGCCCCTGCTGCTGTTTTTACTGATTGTTCCCTTCTGGACCAACTCGTTAATCCGCATCTACGGGCTGAAGATCTTCCTCAGCACTAAAGGCTATCTCAACGAGTTTCTGCTGTGGCTGGGAGTGATTGATACGCCGATCCGCATCATGTTTACCCCGAGCGCGGTGATTGTCGGCCTGGTCTATATCCTGCTGCCGTTTATGGTGATGCCGCTCTACTCCAGCATCGAGAAGCTGGATAAACCGCTGCTGGAGGCGGCAAAAGATCTGGGCGCTAACAAGCTGCAGACCTTCATCCGCATTATTATCCCGCTGACCATGCCGGGCATTATCGCGGGCTGTCTGCTGGTAATGCTCCCGGCGATGGGTTTGTTCTACGTGTCGGATCTGATGGGCGGCGCGAAAAACCTGCTGATCGGTAACGTGATCAAGAGCCAGTTTCTGAACATCCGCGACTGGCCGTTCGGGTCCGCGACCAGCATTACGCTGACGGTGATCATGGGCCTGATGCTGCTGGTCTACTGGCGCGCCTCACGCTTGCTGAATAAAAAGGTGGAATTCGAATGA
- the potC gene encoding spermidine/putrescine ABC transporter permease PotC, whose translation MIGRLLRGGFMTAIYAWLYIPIVILIVNSFNSSRFGINWQGFTTSWYSLLMNNDSLLQAAQHSLTMAIFSATFATLIGSLTAVALYRYRFRGKPFVSGMLFVVMMSPDIVMAISLLVLFMLLGVQLGFWSLLFSHITFCLPFVVVTVFARLKGFDVRMLEAAKDLGASETIILRKIILPLAMPAVAAGWLLSFTLSMDDVVVSSFVTGPSYEILPLKIYSMVKVGVSPEVNALATILLVFSLVLVIASQVIARDKTKSQGTMK comes from the coding sequence ATGATCGGTCGACTGCTTCGCGGCGGTTTTATGACCGCCATTTATGCCTGGCTCTATATCCCGATCGTTATTTTGATCGTGAACTCGTTTAACAGCTCACGCTTCGGGATTAACTGGCAGGGCTTTACCACCAGCTGGTACAGCCTGCTGATGAACAACGACAGCCTCCTGCAGGCCGCGCAGCACTCGCTGACGATGGCGATCTTCTCCGCCACCTTCGCGACGCTAATTGGCTCGCTCACCGCCGTGGCGCTGTACCGCTATCGCTTTCGCGGCAAACCGTTCGTCAGCGGCATGCTGTTTGTGGTGATGATGTCGCCGGACATCGTGATGGCCATTTCGCTGCTGGTGCTGTTTATGCTGCTGGGCGTACAGCTTGGCTTCTGGTCGCTGCTGTTCTCACATATCACCTTCTGCCTGCCGTTTGTGGTGGTGACCGTCTTCGCGCGCCTGAAAGGGTTTGACGTGCGCATGCTGGAGGCGGCGAAAGATTTGGGCGCCAGCGAGACGATCATCCTGCGCAAAATCATCCTGCCGCTGGCGATGCCCGCCGTGGCGGCCGGATGGCTACTTAGCTTCACCCTGTCGATGGATGACGTGGTCGTGTCCTCCTTCGTCACCGGTCCGAGCTATGAAATTCTGCCGTTGAAGATCTATTCAATGGTGAAAGTCGGCGTCTCACCGGAGGTGAACGCGCTGGCGACCATTCTGCTGGTGTTTTCGCTGGTTCTGGTGATCGCCAGCCAGGTTATTGCTCGTGATAAAACAAAATCTCAGGGGACAATGAAATGA
- the potD gene encoding spermidine/putrescine ABC transporter substrate-binding protein PotD yields MKKMLAAAALVLGMGAAHADDSKTLYFYNWTEYVPPGLLEQFTKETGIKVIYSTYESNETMYAKLKTYKDGAYDLVVPSTYFVDKMRKEGMIQKIDKTKLTNFANLDPEMLNKPFDPNNDYSIPYIWGATAIGVNSDAVDPKTVTSWADLWKPEYKGSLLLTDDAREVFQVALRKLGYSGNTTDPKEIEAAYNELKKLMPNVAAFNSDNPANPYMEGEVNLGMVWNGSAYVARQAGTPLEVVWPKEGGIFWMDSLAIPANAKNVEGAHKLINFLLRPDVAKQVAETIGYPTPNLAARRLLKPEVANDKSLYPDAETISKGEWQNDVGDASRLYEEYYQKLKAGR; encoded by the coding sequence ATGAAAAAAATGCTCGCCGCTGCGGCGCTGGTGCTTGGCATGGGTGCCGCGCACGCTGATGACAGCAAAACGCTCTACTTCTACAACTGGACCGAGTACGTGCCGCCGGGCCTGCTGGAACAGTTCACGAAGGAGACGGGCATCAAGGTTATCTACTCGACCTACGAGTCGAATGAAACCATGTACGCCAAGCTGAAAACCTACAAAGACGGCGCATACGATCTGGTCGTGCCTTCCACCTACTTTGTCGACAAAATGCGCAAAGAGGGCATGATTCAGAAGATCGACAAAACGAAGCTAACCAATTTTGCAAACCTCGATCCAGAGATGCTCAACAAGCCGTTCGACCCCAATAACGACTACTCCATTCCGTACATCTGGGGAGCAACCGCTATCGGCGTGAACAGCGATGCCGTCGATCCGAAAACGGTGACAAGCTGGGCCGACCTGTGGAAACCAGAATACAAAGGGAGCCTGCTGTTAACCGACGACGCGCGTGAGGTGTTCCAGGTCGCGCTGCGCAAGCTGGGCTACTCGGGCAACACGACGGATCCCAAAGAGATTGAAGCGGCGTATAACGAGCTGAAAAAGCTGATGCCTAACGTGGCGGCGTTCAACTCTGATAACCCGGCAAACCCGTATATGGAAGGCGAAGTGAACCTGGGGATGGTGTGGAACGGCTCCGCGTATGTCGCCCGCCAGGCCGGTACGCCGCTTGAGGTGGTCTGGCCGAAAGAAGGGGGGATCTTCTGGATGGACAGCCTTGCGATCCCCGCCAACGCGAAAAACGTTGAAGGGGCGCATAAGCTGATTAACTTCCTGCTGCGCCCGGACGTGGCGAAACAGGTTGCCGAGACGATTGGCTACCCCACGCCAAACCTCGCCGCACGCAGGCTGCTGAAGCCTGAAGTGGCTAACGATAAATCGCTCTATCCGGATGCCGAAACCATCAGCAAAGGTGAATGGCAGAACGATGTCGGTGACGCCAGCCGCCTCTACGAAGAGTATTACCAGAAATTAAAAGCGGGCCGATAA
- a CDS encoding EAL and HDOD domain-containing protein translates to MYGFIARQPIFNPEMKTVAYELLFRDGMTNRFPDVSAEYATSRMISDQFLCVPSQRIAGAHTSFINFPSRMVIDRSGEALDKESVVIEILEDAVPGAELLQAVREMSADGYQFALDDFTLAPEWDAFLPYISILKFDVRNYTLAQIKQYLKERKHLTGHIKYLAEKIETKEEFSQYREEGFSLFQGYFFCRPEVIKYKRLSQNQLAIFRLQMEVGRNKPDFRIVESLIKTDLTLSYKIMRYMKHTAFKHIGACNFSKLTLSEVLRYLGENQLRRFVAVVVLASAGNDTVSELYPLSMMRGKFCELIAETMNEPTLAENAFMCGLFSLLDTLLELPMAELMKQIAVPQSVSNALCHQEGRLADMVSLCRYYEQQQWDEATRVREALGLSDEDVVEAMRKATIWAGENAVS, encoded by the coding sequence ATGTACGGATTTATTGCGCGACAACCCATTTTTAACCCTGAGATGAAGACGGTGGCCTATGAACTGCTCTTCAGAGATGGGATGACAAACCGTTTTCCGGACGTGTCGGCGGAATATGCCACCTCCAGGATGATCTCAGATCAGTTTTTATGCGTGCCGTCCCAGCGCATCGCCGGGGCACATACGTCGTTTATTAATTTCCCTTCGCGAATGGTCATAGACCGCAGTGGAGAAGCGCTGGATAAAGAAAGCGTGGTCATTGAGATCCTGGAAGATGCTGTGCCGGGAGCGGAGCTGTTGCAGGCCGTCAGGGAGATGAGTGCGGATGGTTATCAGTTTGCGCTTGATGATTTCACCCTTGCTCCAGAATGGGATGCTTTTTTACCCTATATTTCAATACTGAAGTTTGACGTCAGGAATTATACCTTAGCGCAAATTAAACAGTATCTGAAAGAGCGTAAACATTTAACCGGGCATATTAAATATCTCGCTGAAAAAATTGAGACTAAAGAGGAATTCAGCCAATACAGGGAAGAGGGATTCTCGCTGTTTCAGGGCTATTTTTTCTGCCGTCCGGAGGTCATAAAATATAAACGGCTATCGCAAAATCAGCTGGCGATTTTTCGGCTGCAAATGGAGGTCGGACGCAATAAACCCGATTTTCGGATCGTCGAGTCGTTGATTAAAACCGATCTCACGCTGTCCTATAAGATTATGCGCTACATGAAGCACACCGCATTTAAACATATCGGTGCCTGTAATTTCAGCAAGTTAACCCTGAGCGAAGTCCTCAGATACCTCGGGGAAAACCAGCTGAGACGGTTTGTTGCCGTCGTGGTCCTCGCCAGTGCGGGCAATGACACCGTCAGCGAGCTTTACCCGCTGAGCATGATGCGCGGCAAGTTCTGCGAACTGATCGCAGAGACGATGAACGAACCGACGCTGGCTGAAAATGCCTTCATGTGCGGCCTGTTTTCTCTGCTCGATACCCTCCTTGAGCTGCCGATGGCCGAGTTGATGAAGCAAATTGCGGTCCCGCAGAGCGTGAGCAATGCGCTGTGCCACCAGGAGGGACGGTTAGCCGATATGGTGAGCCTGTGCCGATACTATGAACAGCAGCAGTGGGACGAGGCGACCCGGGTTCGTGAGGCGCTGGGTCTGTCGGATGAGGATGTGGTTGAGGCGATGAGAAAGGCGACGATCTGGGCTGGGGAGAACGCGGTCAGTTAA
- a CDS encoding methyl-accepting chemotaxis protein: MKDAVVQRKKIRVKTLMLLSIFLTVTVGFTATIGFMMWQWMAQQEVLAKKHIRQIAEVQALQVSKQLDSALTAARDMGNSALALREAGVTDRQSLNQLLIHYLSAHPQFLSMSMAFEPNAFDDKDAVWAGQSGEDPAGRYARYVDRDATGKPALHLLTDIETPGSGDYYLLPKQRHKDVIIEPYIYPYNGVDVMLTSIAAPIMRDGQFLGSVTSDFSLATLQSTIGAIKPWNGTGYALLLSAGNNVVSSPDQRAAGKPYAGQIAGHDVTRINDPLLKEDVFITWQDIAVGNSQTPWKLAIITPVSEVMAEARAFLLKAIIMMLLSIVAVSLVMAQIFTRKVDRPVGGEPSEAAGIALAVARGDLNNTIPVRSGDTHSIFYALHTMQMQLKRIVDNISEASHSVHGGTSEISAGNLDLASRTEEQAAAIVETAASMEEISVTVKNNADNAHKATTLTDRAASLAGHGETLVNDVVVVIGEIDESARKIGEINSIVDGIAFQTNILALNAAVEAARAGEQGRGFAVVAGEVRNLAQRSANAAKEISQLIAESSGRVSKGVELVNETGVMMKQVIEAVSHVHLVINDIVQALDEQNRGISQVSTAVNQMDSTTQQNASLVQQISAAALSLDEQAKSLEKTLAFFHS, from the coding sequence ATGAAAGACGCCGTGGTCCAAAGAAAAAAAATAAGAGTCAAGACGTTGATGCTATTGTCCATTTTCCTCACCGTAACGGTGGGCTTTACGGCAACGATCGGGTTTATGATGTGGCAGTGGATGGCACAGCAGGAGGTTCTGGCCAAAAAGCATATCCGCCAGATTGCCGAGGTGCAAGCGTTGCAGGTCAGTAAACAGCTGGATTCTGCCCTGACTGCCGCCCGGGATATGGGCAACAGCGCCCTGGCGCTGCGCGAGGCGGGCGTAACCGATCGCCAGAGCCTGAACCAGCTGCTCATCCACTACCTTTCGGCTCACCCGCAGTTTCTCTCCATGTCGATGGCCTTTGAGCCTAACGCGTTCGACGATAAAGATGCCGTCTGGGCCGGTCAAAGCGGTGAAGATCCTGCCGGGCGCTACGCCCGCTACGTTGACCGGGACGCCACCGGCAAACCGGCATTACACCTGCTGACGGACATCGAAACGCCCGGCAGCGGCGATTATTATCTGCTGCCGAAACAACGCCATAAAGATGTGATCATCGAGCCCTATATCTATCCCTACAACGGCGTGGACGTGATGCTCACCTCGATTGCCGCCCCCATCATGCGTGACGGTCAGTTTCTGGGCTCGGTCACCTCTGACTTCTCTCTCGCCACGCTGCAGTCGACGATCGGCGCGATTAAACCGTGGAACGGCACGGGCTATGCCCTGCTCCTCTCAGCGGGTAATAACGTGGTGTCCAGCCCGGACCAGCGCGCGGCGGGCAAGCCTTACGCAGGTCAGATTGCCGGTCATGACGTCACCCGCATCAACGATCCGCTGCTGAAGGAGGACGTGTTCATCACCTGGCAGGACATCGCCGTCGGTAACAGCCAGACGCCGTGGAAACTTGCCATTATCACGCCGGTCAGCGAAGTGATGGCCGAAGCGCGCGCATTTTTACTGAAAGCCATCATCATGATGCTGCTAAGCATCGTGGCGGTTAGCCTGGTCATGGCACAGATCTTCACCCGCAAAGTTGACCGTCCGGTTGGGGGCGAACCTTCGGAGGCCGCCGGGATCGCTCTGGCCGTTGCCCGGGGAGACCTGAACAACACCATCCCGGTGCGTTCCGGAGATACCCACAGCATTTTTTACGCCCTGCACACCATGCAGATGCAGCTCAAGCGCATCGTCGACAATATCAGCGAAGCCAGCCACTCCGTGCACGGCGGCACCAGCGAAATTTCGGCGGGCAACCTTGACCTCGCCTCGCGAACCGAGGAACAGGCGGCTGCGATTGTTGAAACGGCAGCCAGCATGGAAGAGATTTCGGTCACGGTGAAGAATAACGCCGACAACGCCCACAAGGCGACCACGCTGACCGATCGCGCCGCGAGCCTCGCCGGGCATGGCGAAACGCTGGTGAACGACGTGGTCGTGGTGATTGGGGAGATTGATGAGAGCGCGCGTAAGATCGGCGAGATTAACAGCATTGTCGACGGCATCGCCTTCCAGACCAATATCCTGGCGCTGAATGCTGCCGTTGAAGCGGCACGGGCAGGCGAACAGGGGCGCGGTTTCGCGGTAGTCGCAGGGGAAGTGCGCAATCTTGCCCAGCGAAGCGCTAACGCGGCAAAAGAGATCTCTCAGCTGATTGCCGAGTCCTCAGGGCGCGTCAGCAAAGGCGTTGAGCTGGTCAATGAAACCGGCGTGATGATGAAACAGGTGATTGAAGCGGTATCGCATGTGCATCTGGTCATCAACGATATCGTTCAGGCGCTGGACGAGCAAAATCGCGGGATTAGCCAGGTCAGCACCGCCGTTAACCAGATGGACAGCACGACCCAGCAGAACGCCTCGCTGGTTCAGCAGATCTCTGCGGCGGCGCTCTCGCTGGATGAGCAGGCTAAATCGCTCGAGAAGACGCTGGCGTTCTTCCATTCATAA
- the cobB gene encoding Sir2 family NAD+-dependent deacetylase, whose amino-acid sequence MLSRRQGRLSRFRKNKRRLRERLRQRIFFRDRIMPEAMDKPRVVVLTGAGISAESGIRTFRAADGLWEEHRVEDVATPEGFARDPDLVQAFYNARRRQLQQPDVAPNAAHLALAKLEEALGDRFLLVTQNIDNLHERAGNKNIIHMHGELLKVRCAWSGQVLDWQEDVLPEDKCHCCQFPSRLRPHVVWFGEMPLGMDDIYSALAMADVFIAIGTSGHVYPAAGFVHEARLHGAHTVELNLEPSQVGSEFEEKHYGLASTVVPEFVDKLLKGL is encoded by the coding sequence ATGCTGTCGCGTCGCCAGGGTCGACTCAGCCGTTTTCGCAAAAACAAACGCCGCTTGCGTGAGCGCTTGCGCCAGCGGATTTTTTTCAGAGACAGAATAATGCCAGAAGCGATGGATAAACCCAGAGTGGTGGTGCTGACCGGGGCGGGGATCTCCGCCGAGTCAGGAATTCGAACCTTCCGCGCGGCGGACGGGCTGTGGGAAGAGCACCGCGTGGAGGATGTAGCCACGCCGGAAGGCTTTGCCCGCGATCCGGATCTCGTCCAGGCGTTTTACAACGCCCGCCGTCGTCAGCTTCAGCAGCCTGACGTCGCGCCGAATGCGGCGCATCTGGCGCTGGCGAAGCTCGAAGAGGCGCTCGGCGATCGTTTTCTGCTGGTGACGCAGAATATCGATAACCTGCACGAGCGGGCCGGTAACAAGAACATCATCCACATGCACGGCGAGCTGCTCAAGGTTCGCTGCGCCTGGAGCGGTCAGGTGCTGGACTGGCAAGAGGACGTGCTGCCAGAGGATAAGTGCCACTGCTGCCAGTTCCCGTCGCGCCTGCGTCCGCACGTGGTCTGGTTCGGCGAAATGCCGCTGGGAATGGATGATATCTACAGCGCGCTGGCGATGGCCGACGTGTTTATCGCCATCGGCACATCCGGTCATGTTTATCCGGCGGCGGGGTTTGTCCACGAAGCGCGCCTGCACGGTGCGCATACGGTAGAACTCAATCTTGAGCCAAGCCAGGTGGGCAGCGAGTTTGAAGAGAAACACTACGGTCTGGCAAGCACGGTCGTCCCGGAGTTTGTCGACAAGCTGCTGAAAGGGCTGTAA
- the nagK gene encoding N-acetylglucosamine kinase yields MYYGFDIGGTKIALGVFDKDLRLQWETRVPTPRESYGEFLTAIAALVAQADERFGVKGSVGIGIPGMPETDDGTLYAANVPAASGKPLRADLSALLERDVRLDNDANCFALSEAWDEEFRQYPLVMGLILGTGVGGGIVINGKPITGRSYITGEFGHIRLPVDALEVVGRDFPLTRCGCGQHGCIENTLSGRGFAWLYEHFYHQKLEAPQIITLWEQGDAQAREHVERYLDLLAVCLGNILTIVDPDLLVIGGGLSNFTAITERLSGRLPRHLLPVARVPRIERARHGDAGGMRGAAFLHLTD; encoded by the coding sequence ATGTATTACGGATTTGATATTGGCGGCACCAAGATTGCGCTCGGCGTGTTTGATAAAGACCTCAGGCTGCAGTGGGAAACCCGCGTTCCCACGCCGCGCGAAAGCTACGGCGAATTTTTAACCGCGATTGCCGCGCTGGTGGCTCAGGCCGATGAACGCTTTGGCGTGAAAGGCAGCGTCGGCATCGGCATTCCGGGTATGCCCGAAACCGACGACGGCACGCTGTATGCCGCCAACGTGCCTGCCGCCAGCGGTAAACCGCTCCGCGCCGATCTCTCTGCTCTCCTTGAACGCGACGTGCGTTTAGACAATGATGCTAACTGCTTTGCGCTCTCCGAAGCCTGGGACGAAGAGTTCCGTCAGTATCCGCTGGTGATGGGGCTGATCCTCGGTACCGGCGTCGGCGGGGGAATTGTGATCAACGGGAAGCCAATCACCGGGCGCAGCTACATCACCGGCGAGTTTGGTCATATCCGTCTCCCGGTGGATGCCCTGGAAGTCGTGGGGCGCGATTTCCCGCTGACCCGCTGCGGCTGCGGCCAGCACGGCTGTATTGAGAACACCCTCTCCGGCCGCGGGTTTGCATGGCTTTACGAACACTTCTATCATCAGAAACTTGAGGCCCCTCAAATCATTACCCTGTGGGAGCAAGGGGATGCGCAGGCGCGTGAGCACGTCGAGCGTTATCTGGATCTGCTGGCGGTGTGTCTGGGAAATATTCTCACCATCGTCGACCCGGATCTGCTGGTGATTGGGGGAGGGCTGTCAAACTTTACCGCGATTACGGAACGGTTGTCCGGGCGTTTGCCCCGACATTTATTGCCGGTTGCCCGCGTGCCGCGTATTGAACGCGCGCGACACGGGGACGCAGGAGGCATGCGCGGAGCCGCATTCCTTCATCTCACCGATTAG
- the lolE gene encoding lipoprotein-releasing ABC transporter permease subunit LolE, with amino-acid sequence MASPLSLLIGLRFSRGRRRGGMVSLISVISTIGIALGVAVLIVGLSAMNGFERELNNRILAVVPHGEIEPVNQPWTNWSDALAKVEKVPGIAAAAPYINFTGLVESGVNLRAIQVKGVNPAQEARLSALPNYVQNGAWANFKAGEQQIIMGKGVADALKVKQGDWVSIMIPNASADHKLQQPKRVRLHVTGILQLSGQLDHSFAMVPMEDARQYLDMADSVTGIAIKVNDVFNANKLVRDAGSVTNNYVYIKSWIGTYGYMYRDIQMIRAIMYLAMVLVIGVACFNIVSTLVMAVKDKSGDIAVLRTLGAKDGLIRAIFVWYGLLAGLFGSLCGVVIGVVVSLQLTPIINGIEKLIGHQFLSGDIYFIDFLPSELHWLDVFYVLVTALLLSLLASWYPARRASRIDPARVLSGQ; translated from the coding sequence ATGGCGTCACCGTTATCGTTACTCATCGGTTTACGTTTTAGCCGCGGCCGCCGTCGCGGCGGCATGGTGTCGCTGATCTCCGTCATCTCGACCATCGGCATTGCGCTCGGTGTGGCGGTGCTGATTGTGGGCTTAAGCGCCATGAACGGCTTTGAGCGCGAGCTGAATAACCGCATTCTGGCGGTAGTGCCGCACGGGGAGATCGAGCCGGTTAACCAGCCGTGGACGAACTGGAGCGATGCGCTCGCCAAAGTCGAAAAGGTGCCGGGCATTGCCGCGGCCGCGCCCTACATTAACTTTACCGGGCTGGTGGAGAGCGGGGTAAACCTGCGCGCCATTCAGGTAAAGGGGGTTAACCCCGCCCAGGAAGCGCGTCTCAGCGCGCTGCCAAACTATGTGCAGAACGGCGCGTGGGCCAACTTTAAGGCCGGCGAGCAGCAGATCATCATGGGTAAAGGCGTGGCCGATGCCCTGAAGGTGAAGCAGGGCGACTGGGTGTCGATCATGATCCCGAACGCCAGCGCCGACCACAAGCTGCAGCAGCCTAAGCGCGTGCGCCTGCACGTCACCGGTATTCTTCAGCTGAGCGGTCAGCTTGACCATAGCTTTGCGATGGTGCCGATGGAGGATGCGCGCCAGTATCTCGACATGGCCGACAGCGTGACGGGCATTGCCATTAAGGTGAACGACGTCTTTAACGCCAACAAACTGGTTCGCGACGCGGGCAGCGTGACCAATAACTATGTCTACATCAAAAGCTGGATCGGCACTTACGGCTATATGTACCGTGATATCCAGATGATCCGCGCCATCATGTATCTGGCGATGGTGCTGGTGATTGGTGTCGCGTGCTTTAATATCGTCTCGACGCTGGTGATGGCGGTCAAGGACAAGAGCGGCGACATCGCCGTGCTGCGTACGCTGGGGGCGAAAGACGGTCTTATTCGCGCCATCTTCGTCTGGTACGGTTTGCTGGCGGGGCTGTTCGGTAGCCTGTGCGGCGTGGTGATTGGCGTGGTGGTTTCCCTGCAGCTGACGCCGATTATCAACGGGATCGAAAAGCTTATTGGTCACCAGTTCCTGTCGGGTGATATCTACTTTATTGACTTCCTGCCGTCGGAACTGCACTGGCTGGACGTTTTTTATGTGCTGGTTACAGCACTTTTACTGAGTCTGCTGGCAAGCTGGTATCCGGCGCGTCGCGCAAGCCGAATTGATCCGGCGAGGGTATTAAGTGGCCAGTAA
- the lolD gene encoding lipoprotein-releasing ABC transporter ATP-binding protein LolD — translation MNKILLQCDNLSKRYQEGTVQTDVLHNVSFSVGEGEMMAIVGSSGSGKSTLLHLLGGLDTPTNGDVIFSGQPMSKMSSAAKAELRNRELGFIYQFHHLLPDFTALENVAMPLLIGKKKPAEINARASDMLKAVGLGHRGNHRPSELSGGERQRVAIARALVNNPRLVLADEPTGNLDARNADSIFQLLGELNASQGTAFLVVTHDLQLAKRMGRQLEMRDGHLNAELTLMGAE, via the coding sequence ATGAATAAGATCCTGTTGCAATGCGACAACCTGTCCAAACGCTATCAGGAAGGCACTGTGCAAACCGACGTGCTGCACAATGTGAGCTTCAGCGTGGGCGAAGGCGAGATGATGGCGATTGTCGGCAGCTCCGGCTCGGGTAAAAGTACGCTGCTGCATCTGCTGGGCGGGCTGGATACGCCAACTAACGGCGACGTGATTTTCTCCGGCCAGCCGATGAGCAAAATGTCCTCCGCGGCTAAGGCCGAGCTGCGTAACCGCGAGCTGGGCTTTATCTACCAGTTCCACCACCTGCTGCCGGATTTCACGGCGCTGGAAAACGTGGCGATGCCGCTGCTGATTGGCAAAAAGAAACCGGCAGAAATTAACGCCCGCGCCAGCGACATGCTGAAAGCGGTAGGGCTGGGCCATCGCGGTAACCATCGTCCCTCTGAGCTTTCCGGCGGCGAGCGCCAGCGCGTGGCGATTGCCCGTGCGCTGGTCAACAACCCGCGTCTGGTGCTGGCGGATGAGCCTACCGGTAACCTGGATGCCCGCAATGCGGACAGTATTTTCCAGCTTCTGGGCGAGCTGAACGCCTCGCAGGGCACCGCGTTTCTGGTCGTAACCCACGATCTGCAGCTGGCAAAACGCATGGGGCGTCAGCTTGAGATGCGCGACGGCCATCTGAACGCGGAACTGACCCTGATGGGAGCAGAGTAA